The DNA segment TATTAAGAAATGTTGATTTATATCCAACAGCAGTAATAAAAGTATTTAACAGATGGGGTAATGAAATTTATCAGTCAAATGGATACAAAATACCTTGGGATGGAAATTTTAAAGGAAAAAAACTTCCATCGGGAACATACTTTTACGTGATTGAACTTAATAATGGAGAAAAACCTTATACAGGTACTGTTACAATTGTAAAATAGAATTTAATAATATTTACTATGAAACTTAAATTTCTGACTTTTAGTGTTGCTTTTTTATCCTTATCATTGAGTTTATTCTCAATGACAAGTCCATCCTCAGGTCCAATCCTAAACACTACTTCAAATAACTTAACATGTTATAATGACTCAACAGGAAGTATTACTACAACAGTAACCAATGGTGTGGGTCCTTATACTTATAATTGGTCAAACGGAGCATTTATTAATACAAGTTCTACAACATCTACAATCTCTAATCTTAAAGCAGGGATTTATAATGTTCATGTTACTGATTTAGGGACAGGATTAACCTCAACCGATATTGCAACTATTACTCAACCACCTCCAATTCAAAGCTCAATAAGCACAGTTGATGTAAAATGTAAAGGAAATCAAAGCGGATCAATAAACTTATCGGTAAGCGGAGGAACAGGTTTATTTAATTACGTTTGGTCAAATAGTTCTACAATGCAGGATTTAAACAATCTTAAGGCCAATAAATATATTGTAACTATTAGTGAATCAAATAATCCTTCATGTAAAGTTAAGGATAGTGCAATAATTACAGAACCAAATTATGCTTTAAACAATACTTCAATAAAAAATGATGTAAGTTGCTTTCAGGCTAGTGATGGTTCAATTGATATTTCCGTACAAGGAGGCACACCGCCATATAGTTACAATTGGAACAACAGTAGTTACTTTAATGAAGATATTTCTGATTTAAATATTGGCAATTACAATGTTGTTGTTACCGATGCAAATAATTGCATTCTGACAGATAATATTTCAATTTCACAACCAACACAACTAACCAATACATTATCAGGAACAAATGCGAAATGTTTTGGAGCAAATAATTGCCAAATAACAAATACTGTTAGCGGAGGAGTAAAACCTTATAGTTTTGAATGGAGTAATTCGTCTTATAAATTAAGTGTTACAAGCCAAAATCTTTCAAACGTTGTAGCCGACAAATATTATTTAACAATAACTGATAAAAACAATTGTATTTCTAATGATTCAATTGAAATTTTTTCACCTCCACAATTACAATCAAACATTACAGGAGAAAACATTAGTGCTTATGGAGGAAGTGATGGGAAAATAAATCTTAATGTAAGCGGAGGAGTAAAGCCCTATTCCTTTGTTTGGTCAAATGGTACTTCTACAAAAAATCAAGAAAATATTGTAGCAGGAAAATATATTGTTGATATTATAGATTTTAACAATTGCTTAATTTCAGATAGCATCATTTTAGAACAACCACTTTCTGCAATACAAATCAATAATAACACACAAGACGTAAGTTGTTTTGGTGGAAACAACGGATGGATTGAACTGCTTACACAAGGAGGTACACCACCTTACAATTACAAATGGTCAAATGGCGATACTATTTCCAAAATAACAAATCTTACTGCTGGAACTTATACCATTGAAGTAATTGATAAAAACGGCATTTTAGCTTTTGATACAATTGGAATTTTTCAATCAAAAGAAATTGATGCAACTTCCAAAGTTGTTAATAACAAATGTTATAATGAGGAACATGGATCAATAGATATTTCGGTTACAGGAGGAACACAACCATATTATTATGAATGGCGAAATTCTGATTATGTACTTAGTACTATTACTGAAGATGTTTACAATCTAAAATCGAATAAATACACCGTTACAGTTTCAGATTCA comes from the Bacteroidota bacterium genome and includes:
- a CDS encoding gliding motility-associated C-terminal domain-containing protein, whose translation is MKLKFLTFSVAFLSLSLSLFSMTSPSSGPILNTTSNNLTCYNDSTGSITTTVTNGVGPYTYNWSNGAFINTSSTTSTISNLKAGIYNVHVTDLGTGLTSTDIATITQPPPIQSSISTVDVKCKGNQSGSINLSVSGGTGLFNYVWSNSSTMQDLNNLKANKYIVTISESNNPSCKVKDSAIITEPNYALNNTSIKNDVSCFQASDGSIDISVQGGTPPYSYNWNNSSYFNEDISDLNIGNYNVVVTDANNCILTDNISISQPTQLTNTLSGTNAKCFGANNCQITNTVSGGVKPYSFEWSNSSYKLSVTSQNLSNVVADKYYLTITDKNNCISNDSIEIFSPPQLQSNITGENISAYGGSDGKINLNVSGGVKPYSFVWSNGTSTKNQENIVAGKYIVDIIDFNNCLISDSIILEQPLSAIQINNNTQDVSCFGGNNGWIELLTQGGTPPYNYKWSNGDTISKITNLTAGTYTIEVIDKNGILAFDTIGIFQSKEIDATSKVVNNKCYNEEHGSIDISVTGGTQPYYYEWRNSDYVLSTITEDVYNLKSNKYTVTVSDSLNCTSSFTYIINEPTALIISSEATETPCFGGPNGNIKIDVSGGVLPYSFDWSSGDTTKDLNNIYPGIYTLDVRDSNGCSISIIDTVSQMDSIHFDYLVRDASCSNGEDGKIETFNFSGGNGTYSYQWSTGDTLKKIENISKGTYSFTVKDFMGCTLTKNIIVGENAGECINIPTAFTPNGDGINDTWVIRNVHYYPNCIVKIFNKWGNLVFESDKGYPKEWDGNFNGSPLPAGTYFYIFNSEKKLKPNNGLITIVK